GTTATCCTGAAGGGCCCCTTCCTCCTGCAGCATTCCAAGGGAACTAAACATCAAACATTGTCTTCGTTAGTTCACCAACAGCAGGAAAGCATTGAATATGTGGGAACCCTTGAAAAAGCCTTAACCTTTTACCAGCCCACCTCCCACCTTCCCTTTTCCCCCTCACAGCTTCTTCTGCAATGAGTATGGATGTGGACGTGCGAGGGAGGATCCAATAAGGCACATTTTCCAGTTTGAACTGAGATCATGGGGAGACAGGATGAGGCGTGGTGAGGGTACATCTCAGGATCCGGAGCTCTGAAATGAGGTTAGGCTGTTAGGGAGAGTGGGGGTACCACCGAGCTCTGGCTCCCAGTCTAGAGCAGCAAAGGGTGAAAGGCAGTAGGAGTGATCAAGGCTAGCAGGACTACTTGGTCATCAGGAGCAGTAACAGAACTGAGGACATGGCCCAGGTCTACTCAGGGCCTCCCTGGCCCAGTGTTCCCAGTGGGGAGGGAACAGGAAGCTGTGAtttcctttcccctttccctccctgccCTTAGCCTCAAGGTCGCTTGCTGCTGAAATTAATTCCAAGCTGTGTTTTAGTTGGCATTGTTCCCTGGGCACGGTAATAGTTGCTCACTACCTGCTCCCTTCCCCCACAAAACACAAGCTCCTCCTTGAAATAATAATCATTTGTGCCAATAGTGACGTACAAAGAGCTTTTTCACaggcattatctcatttcattacaccaatcctgtgaggcagagactttaatctgaaaattttaaacaaggcaactgaggctcagaggagttCAGCAActcacccaaagtcacacagctaatgagaAGCAGATCTGGAACTCCAGAACCTTTGCTCTTTCCTCTTAGACACTCATTTGGATTCTCTCTGCGCCCTCCCAGGCCTCTTCCCTTAGGCCCCAAGAGAACAGTTTCTGCAGACAGGGAATCTCTGCCCACTGTTAGGAATAGAGCGGCCTCTAGCCTTCTTCTGGGGTAGAAACTTGGGGCTGCCCTCCATTGCTGGATAAcacccccttttcccctcccctctGCCACATACAGCCCTTGTttctcactgtctctctctctctctctcacacacacacacacacacacacacacacacacacacacatttatcccAGAATGCAGGACTTCCCTtgccctgccccacccaccaCCAATCCTGACCAACAGGCAAGGGGCAGGCAGTCCCATCCACACCCCTCCCTCTGAGCTGTGGGCGTGGGCTGGGGCGCTTGGCGGGTAGAGGCCCCAAGAGAAGCACTAACATCTCGAGCCTCCTGCTGAGAGCCTGTGGTGGCCCCTGCCAGTCTCCAGGGCTGGCAGGTACCCCCTGGCCCCTCTGCCTGGTACCACTGACCTTTGATGCCCTGCAATGCCCACACCCAATGCCTCTGTTCCCCTGCCCACGCCCTTCTGGGCCAACACCTCTGGAGACAGCGTGCTGAGCGCTGATGATGCTGCAGTACCTGTGGATTCCCTAGCCCTGAGGGTCGTGGTTGCCCTGGCCTACGGAGTTGTGGGGGCCATCGGCTTGCTGGGCAACTTGGCTGTACTGTGGGTGCTGAGTGACTGTGCTCAGGGGGTCGCTCGCCCACCTTCCGACACCTTCGTCTTCAACCTGGCTGTGGCAGACCTGGGGCTGGCGTTCACTCTCCCTTTCTGGGCAGCCGAGTCGGCACTGGACTTCCACTGGCCCTTCGGAGGTGCCCTCTGCAAGGTGGTCTTGACTGCCACTGTCCTCAACGTCTACGCCAGCATATTCCTCATCACGACACTGAGCGTGGCCCGCTACTGGGTGGTGGCCATGGCTACGGGTCCAGGTACCCACCTTTCACTCTTCTGGGCTCGCATGGCCACCCTGGCAGCGTGGGTGGTAGCTGCCCTGGCGACGGCGCCCACGGCCGTCTTTGGGGCTGAAGGTGAAGTGTGGGGTGTGCGCCTGTGTCTGCTCCGCTTCCCCAGCAGGTACTGGCTGGGGGCCTACCACCTGCAGAGGGTGGTGCTGGCCTTCCTGGTCCCTTTGAGCATCATCACCACCAGCTACCTCCTGCTGCTGGCCTTCCTGCGGCGGCAACGGCGGCGACGACAACAGCGACGGTGTAGGGACAGCAGGGTTGTAGCCCGTTCTGTCCCCATCTTGGtggcctccttcttcctctgctggttCCCCAACCACGTGGTCACTCTCTGGGGTGTCCTGGTGAAGTTTGACCTGGTGCCCGGGGACAGCACTTTCTACACCCTCCATACCTACGTGTTCCCTGTCACCACCTGCCTGGCACATACCAACAGCTGCCTGAACCCTGTGCTGTACTGTCTCCTAAGGCAGGAGCCCCGGCGGGCCCTGGTGGATATCTTCAGGAATCTGCGAGCCAAGCTGTGGCCCCAGGGTCAGGGCTGGGTGGAGCAGGTGGCACTAAAGGAGGTAGGCAGGCAGTGGGCAGTGGGCACTCCCCAGGAGAGTGAGTCTTCTACCATACTCACCAACCTGGACAAGGGGACACCTGAGCGCAGGGGTCCAAGCTGAACACCCTCTCTTCCTGGGACCTGTCAGGTGCAGGAGCCAGGCAGCCTAGGGAGAGAGAGGCTGGCCCCTTTGCCAGGCTGTGGTGCCCTCGGGGAAAATCTGATCTTTGATCCCCAATCTCTGGGTGTGGTGGAAGGCGGGAGGCCAAGGCCCAAGTCTGGGCTGGGCCTGACAAAGCTTGTCTCACTTTGGAAGGGGAGAAAAGGGCCTGAGAATAAATCTCTGGATTATCCACGGATTCTGTCTTGACTTTTTATTCCTTCCCCTTCCAGCCTGGTGTGAGATAAAAGGATTTCTGGCCCCATTTCTATCTCCTGTAAGAATTCCCAGGCGATTTTCCCTAAGGGTTCTAGGCTAATGAATCAGGAGTCAGGGCCCATCTCtcttttctccccacccccaccttcacCTCAAAATGGAGTGTGCCCTTGTCCCTCTCTGGTACCAAGGCCAGAAATGTTCTCCTTCCCTGGACATCCCATCTCTTAACATCTCGATGGTGCCCTCAGCTGCAAAAGCTGTAGTTCCCCTGCAGGGAGATCCGAGGCGGGGGGTTTTACTGGATCCCTGGCACCTGCCCGGCCCTGGGTGTAACGTCCTGGTGCTCGCTGGGGGCACTGTGTGTCTCTTAAATCAGGATTTGAAGGGAGAGGTGAAGATAATGATAGGTCAAGAACATGAatggggcattaaaa
This DNA window, taken from Elephas maximus indicus isolate mEleMax1 chromosome 3, mEleMax1 primary haplotype, whole genome shotgun sequence, encodes the following:
- the RXFP4 gene encoding relaxin-3 receptor 2, giving the protein MPTPNASVPLPTPFWANTSGDSVLSADDAAVPVDSLALRVVVALAYGVVGAIGLLGNLAVLWVLSDCAQGVARPPSDTFVFNLAVADLGLAFTLPFWAAESALDFHWPFGGALCKVVLTATVLNVYASIFLITTLSVARYWVVAMATGPGTHLSLFWARMATLAAWVVAALATAPTAVFGAEGEVWGVRLCLLRFPSRYWLGAYHLQRVVLAFLVPLSIITTSYLLLLAFLRRQRRRRQQRRCRDSRVVARSVPILVASFFLCWFPNHVVTLWGVLVKFDLVPGDSTFYTLHTYVFPVTTCLAHTNSCLNPVLYCLLRQEPRRALVDIFRNLRAKLWPQGQGWVEQVALKEVGRQWAVGTPQESESSTILTNLDKGTPERRGPS